From Kryptolebias marmoratus isolate JLee-2015 linkage group LG15, ASM164957v2, whole genome shotgun sequence, a single genomic window includes:
- the dhodh gene encoding dihydroorotate dehydrogenase (quinone), mitochondrial, whose protein sequence is MAGQLKKRLRDAVKVIGSGSLLFASYLTVVGDERFYANQLMPLLQRIVGPETAHVLSVRVIGMGLVPLSRYQDPASLEVNVLGLKFKNPIGIAAGFDKHGEAVDGLYKLGFGFVEVGTITPKPQEGNPKPRVFRLIADQAVINRYGFNSCGLAEIQTRLKARKETQQEHSKTGLPLGINLGKNKLSQDAASDYLEGVRALGPLADYLVVNVSSPNTPGLRNLQGKAQLRRLLLTVLKERDALQENPKPPVLVKIAPDLTDQDKRDIADVVTELGVDGLMVTNTTVSRPKTLQDLHKSEAGGLSGQPLKDLSTKTVREMYSLTKGKVPIVGIGGVASGQDAMDKIRAGASLVQLYTALTYQGPPVVTKVKRELEQLLQDQGFSCVSEAVGADHREADGKC, encoded by the exons ATGGCGGGACAGTTGAAG AAACGCCTCAGAGATGCAGTGAAGGTCATCGGCTCAGGCAGCCTTTTGTTCGCCTCGTACCTCACTGTGGTCGGAGACGAGCGTTTCTATGCCAACCAGCTGATGCCTCTGCTGCAGAGGATTGTGGGGCCGGAAACGGCACATGTGTTGTCCGTGAGGGTGATAGGAATGGGCCTGGTTCCTCTGAGCCGCTACCAGGACCCTGCATCATTG GAAGTGAATGTGTTGGGGTTGAAGTTCAAAAACCCGATCGGGATTGCAGCAGGCTTCGACAAGCACGGAGAGGCTGTAGACGGCTTGTACAAATTGGGTTTTGGCTTTGTTGAAGTGGGTACAATAACACCAAAACCTCAGGAGGGAAACCCGAAACCACGTGTGTTTCGACTCATCGCCGATCAGGCCGTAATTAACAG ATACGGGTTCAACAGCTGCGGTTTGGCTGAAATACAGACGAGGCTGAAGGCcaggaaagaaacacaacaagagCACAGTAAAA CTGGCCTTCCCCTGGGCATCAACCTGGGTAAGAACAAGCTTTCCCAGGATGCAGCATCAGATTATTTAGAGGGGGTGAGAGCTCTGGGCCCGTTGGCTGACTACCTGGTGGTCAACGTCAGCAGTCCTAACACGCCAGGTCTCCGAAATCTGCAGGGGAAGGCCCAGCTTCGCCGGCTCTTACTCACG GTGTTGAAGGAACGTGATGCCCTGCAGGAAAATCCCAAACCTCCCGTCCTGGTGAAGATCGCTCCTGACCTCACCGACCAAGACAAACGAGACATCGCAGATGTTGTCACTGAG TTAGGAGTGGATGGTTTAATGGTGACCAACACCACCGTCTCCAGGCCCAAAACGCTTCAGGACCTTCACAAATCTGAGGCTGGTGGTCTAAGTGGCCAACCCCTGAAAGACCTCTCAACTAAGACCGTCAGAGAAATGTACAGCCTCACCAAAG GTAAAGTGCCGATCGTGGGGATCGGGGGTGTGGCGAGCGGACAGGATGCGATGGATAAGATCCGTGCCGGCGCGTCGTTGGTTCAGCTCTACACAGCTCTGACCTATCAGGGTCCACCTGTGGTGACGAAGGTCAAGAGGGAACTGGAGCAACTTCTTCA agaTCAAGGTTTCAGCTGTGTGTCTGAGGCCGTCGGAGCCGATCACAGAGAAGCCGATGGGAAATGTTAA
- the LOC108251068 gene encoding polycystic kidney disease protein 1-like 2, whose protein sequence is MDMSLQTFIFMWITVGCLSQPENSETSNNLPVHCDFVSKNVCLKFVEESKTWDQASSSCAKKGGKLLKVLSNSVKIYLSNITRENNTSNLTWWMGERVHVNQRPSLKNDDVSKDFCTYIKLNPLQLLTSNCRMKRGFLCIHRGWKSPSRTKQTIIPGHQVRSRHKRNTDKLNYYLDGMVSNVNNISVLLQFADKALRIMEKQPGEPTNDKRAKFIGALLNGTKTLTKDDVSENKSIVADIISCSTAMMRLSQKKCDTDSNPNPISLFETLFEIIRIASLLTGLEINQTYITRTLTSTLYMRTVKPDGLDNALVGSKEDGFVKLPSFSALQSKVGGFDSVTAQMATFPSNPHPSDDNISGSVCNFILSDGADEIRLENLTEMIEIFLTRPKHAGFMNSTVELTKDTKSVSTLNISDPQMTVFFSVEPSVNVSLLLTLSYGSPPNSTYFSNTTILSHTGGYRWMITPEMFQQNSGVWFVDTRLLNFTSKTSVSLTVTIFMSKCLYWDTELEKWRTEGCMVGDKSTPKLTHCLCNHLTLFGSSFFVMPNYVDISRTAELFATVNENYVVLALLCVFYGLYLSTLLMACYADRRASSKRKITLLEDNHPGAQYNYLIGVQTSHRKNAGTTANVTAKLVGTDGESTIHTLTDSNKPVFERGSFDMFLLATPFPLGDMRTLRLQHDNSGGNPSWYISKVFVQDLQSRNVWHFFCNCWLSADRGDGATKKTFNAAKNNEIASFRNIFQSRTSTGFRDEHIWVSIVDPPSRSPFTRAQRVSCCMCLLLCTMAINIAFWNIPVDESSPLLFSLGSLEITWQDFMVGIQCGLLMFPINILIITIFRKIRPRVVSKSKKDAEEVFKPPAVTMPAVLKETDEMISLLSMSPKNKMLEMPGLESSSDLLPAVDRIHIFIQQMQGESESNNHWVYCSKFLLASLCHLLLSLEKLDGKNFLNPAEYQQVLSLTSLLVRKAEMVLSSHLANCPPPVRKKKKASAGFRLPWWFVFIGWFLLLSISGISTYFTLLYGFQYGKEKSIKWVISLGLSLFESIFILQPLKVIGVAVVFALLLKPVAVEDTEEAEVALLEQVEKCRQYTGRETL, encoded by the exons ATGGACATGTCACTTCAGACCTTTATCTTTATGTGGATTACAGTTGGATGTCTGTCACAACCTGAAAACTCAGAGACTAGTAATAACCTGCCAGTGCACTgtgattttgtttcaaaaaatgtCTGTCTGAAGTTTGTGGAGGAGTCAAAAACCTGGGACCAGGCCAGCAGCAGCTGTGCAAAGAAAGGAGGGAAGCTGCTAAAAGTTTTGAGCAATTCAGTTAAAATCTACCTGAGCAACATCACCAGGGAGAATAACACCAGCAACTTGACATGGTGGATGGGAGAAAGGGTGCATGTTAATCAAAGACCTTCACTAA aaaatgacgaTGTTTCAAAGGATTTCTGCACATACATCAAGTTAAATCCTCTTCAGCTTCTTACATCTAACTGCAGGATGAAACGGGGCTTTCTCTGCATCCACA GAGGTTGGAAGTCTCCATCAAGAACAAAG caaACAATCATCCCTGGTCATCAAGTCAGATCTC GGCACAAGAGAAATACagacaaattaaattattatttagatGGCATGGTTTCAAATGTCAACAACATTTCTGTGCTACTACAG TTTGCAGACAAAGCACTGCGGATAATGGAGAAGCAACCAGGGGAACCAACCAATGACAAAAGG GCTAAGTTTATTGGGGCTTTGTTGAATGGTACAAAAACCTTGACTAAAGATGatgtttcagaaaacaaaagcatcgTTGCAGACATCATTAGCTGCAGCACTGCCATGATGCGACTGTCACAGAAAAAATGTGACACTGATAGCAACCCAAATCCCATA tCTTTGTTTGAGACATTGTTCGAAATTATTCGTATAGCTTCTCTGCTGACTGGTCTAGAAATTAATCAGACATATATAACCAGGACCCTAACAAGCACCCTCTATATGAGAAC AGTCAAACCTGATGGACTTGACAATGCACTGGTGGGCTCAAAGGAAGATGGGTTTGTGAAGCTCCCATCATTCTCAGCTCTACAGTCAAAAGTCGGAGGTTTTGATAGTGTCACAGCACAG ATGGCTACGTTCCCCAGTAACCCTCACCCTTCTGACGACAACATTTCAGGAAGTGTTTGCAACTTTATACTTAGTGATGGAGCAGACGAGATTAGGCTGGAAAACCTGACAGAGATGATTGAG ATATTTTTGACTCGTCCGAAACACGCAGGGTTTATGAACAGTACCGTCGAGTTGACCAAAGACACCAAATCAGTTTCTACACTGAATATCTCAGACCCTCAGATGACCGTCTTCTTCAGCGTAGAGCCCAGCGTCAATGTGTCGCTGCTTCTTACATTGTCTTACGGGTCGCCCCCCAACTCCACATATTTCAGCAACACAACCATCTTGAGCCACACAG GAGGCTATCGCTGGATGATAACCCCTGAGATGTTTCAGCAGAATTCTGGGGTTTGGTTTGTTGACACCAGACTCTTAAATTTCACTTCGAAAACAAGCGTGTCATTGACAGTCACCATTTTTATGAGCAAGTGCCTGTACTGGGATACAGAGCTGGAGAAATGGAGAACTGAAGGCTGCATG GTGGGAGACAAAAGCACTCCAAAGCTTACACACTGCCTGTGTAACCACCTCACTCTTTTTGGGAGCTCCTTCTTTGTGATGCCAAACTATGTAGACATATCTCGGACAGCAGAGCTCTTTGCCACCGTTAACGAGAACTATGTGGTGCTGGCCCTGCTGTGTGTTTTCTACGGGCTTTACCTCTCCACACTGCTGATGGCTTGCTACGCTGACCGCCGGGCAAGCTCTAAG AGGAAGATaactctgctggaggacaatcACCCAGGAGCTCAGTACAACTACTTGATCGGTGTCCAAACTAGTCATCGCAAAAACGCCGGAACTACTGCGAAT GTCACAGCGAAGCTGGTTGGCACAGATGGAGAGAGCACCATACACACTCTTACTGATTCCAACAAGCCTGTGTTTGAGAGAGGATCTTTCGATATGTTCCTCTTGGCCACACCCTTCCCGCTGGGCGACATGCGAACTCTCCGTCTGCAGCACGACAACTCAGGCGGGAACCCTTCATG GTATATCAGCAAAGTTTTCGTGCAAGATCTTCAAAGTCGAAATGTCTGGCACTTCTTCTGTAACTGTTGGCTGAGTGCTGACCGAGGAGACGGCGCCACCAAAAAAACCTTCAACGCCGCAAAAAACAACGAAATCGCCAGCTTCAG GAACATTTTCCAGAGCCGAACATCGACCGGTTTCAGGGATGAACACATCTGGGTGTCCATTGTGGATCCTCCTTCTCGGAGCCCCTTTACACGAGCTCAGAGGGTCTCCTGCTGCATGTGCCTGCTCCTCTGCACCATGGCCATCAACATTGCTTTCTGGAACATTCCTGTGGATGAAAGCTCACCTCTGCTCTTCTCATTAG GCTCATTGGAGATCACTTGGCAGGACTTCATGGTGGGGATCCAGTGTGGTCTCCTCATGTTCCCAATCAACATCCTCATCATCACCATCTTCCGAAAAATCCGACCTCGAGTGGTTTCCAAATCCAAAAAAGACGCAGAGGAAGTCTTCAAACCCCCCGCCGTCACCATGCCAGCTGTTCTGAag gaaacagatGAGATGATTTCTCTGTTGAGCATGAGTCCAAAAAACAAGATGTTGGAGATGCCCGGGCTGGAGTCCTCCTCTGACCTCCTCCCTGCTGTGGACAGAATCCACATCTTTATCCAACAAATGCAAG GTGAGAGTGAGAGCAACAACCACTGGGTCTACTGCAGCAAGTTCCTCCTGGCCAGCCTCTGCCACCTCCTGCTGAGCCTGGAGAAACTGGATGGAAAAAACTTCCTGAATCCAGCCGAGTACCAGCAGGTTCTCAGCCTCACCAGCCTGCTGGTTCGCAAAGCCGAGATGGTCCTCAGCAGCCACCTGGCCAACTG CCCGCCTCCcgtgaggaagaagaagaaggcgtCTGCGGGCTTCCGGCTGCCATGGTGGTTTGTGTTCATCGGTTGGTTCCTGCTGCTGTCCATCAGTGGAATATCCACGTACTTCACCCTGCTGTATGGCTTTCAGTACGGCAAAGAAAAGTCCATCAAGTGGGTCATTTCTCTGGGCCTGTCCCTCTTTGAGAGCATCTTCATCCTCCAGCCTCTCAAG GTGATCGGTGTTGCTGTGGTCTTTGCGCTGCTGCTGAAACCTGTGGCTGTGGAGGACACTGAGGAGGCCGAGGTCGCACTGTTGG AACAAGTAGAGAAGTGCAGACAGTACACCGGCAGGGAGACACTGTGA